CTCCGCAGCGCCGATGGTACTGCATTCGCGGTAGAGTAGGTCGTCGCCTCATCACTTATTTTTTCCAAAAGCCTCCCTGCGCTCAGCGCACGGAGGCTTTTTTTGTTTTGGATCAGGCTCATCAAGACGGGCCCCGTCCGCCAAGCTGCAGACGACAGGCCGGCTTCTTCCCATCGATTTACTGCCCTTAAGGGTTTCTCGCAGAGTCGCGCAGATGGCCCGCGGAGTCACGCCGCATAGCGATCCCTTTGGGGCAGATGGTCTGCCTCACCCTTTTTTTATTTCCACCCGTTCCCATCCGATCCGCCCCCCGGCGGATAAGCTCCGCAGCGCCGATGGTACTTCCGCCAGCCGGCGGAGTCCGAGCAGGTCGTCGCCTCATCACTTATTTTTTCCAAAAGCCTCCCTGCGCTCAGCGCACGGAGGCTTTTTTATGTTCAGGAACCAGGGTGCAGGGTGCAGGGTACAGGCCGGCTTCTTCCCATCAATTTACTGCCCTTAAGGGTTTCTCGCAGAGTCGCGCAGATGGGCCGCGGATGATCGCAGATTATTCAAAGCCTTATATTGAGACTCAGCGGACATCTGCGCATCACTCTGCGTAAATCTGCGAGAAAAAAGAGTATACATGGAAGAGTATTCTGCTACTCTTTTAAATCGCCGACATATACGGTGGCTTCAAAATCTTCATTGAAGTTGACTCCGTATATTTTGGTCTCATCGTGGTTTACGGTAAAGATCGAGATGGCGCGGTCTAACTGGATCTCTCTCACTTCATTTCCCTCCCAGTCAAAAACTTTCAACCGATTGGTAAAGTGCGGTGCCAAAACTCCTTCCGCTTCCGCCTCTTCAGCGTTTTTTCCTGAATAGAGCACGAAGTAATGTTCTTTTCCGGATACCGGATGTCTGTAGGCGGCCCTGTAATCTTCAGATGGTATGAAGACACCGTTATTACGGACATTAAATTCAGGCAGGTATGAAAACCCATGTTCATGGATCAGCTCCAGGTCATCCCCGTTTCTTTCAAAAAACAGCGCCCAGTCAAACGTATTTGCAAAATAGGCAAATCGTGTCCGATTGGGATTGGCTGCAAGCCGTCCCGACATGGTTATGACCGCATGCATCTGATTTGCATATTTTTCTGCAACAGGGAGGGGAATTTCGACAAGATGTTGAGTGGCTTGCCCGCCTCTGCTTAGAAACAGGTTGCCCTGAACCGTTGCCCCATGATTCAGTACTATATTGTTGCTATTGATGATCAGCGCCTGACGGCTTGCAAGAGTGGGCACACTTTTCTCCAGACAGGTATGAGCTCGCAAAACAGGCGGTTTCTGCTTGAGGCAGTCCACATTGTAGATATCATTTTTCTTGTTGCTTACATCTGATATTTCGATATAACCCGGATCACTCCACCGCTGTATCGTGAAGACGCCATCCAATTCTCCGGGCCCTCTCCCTTTTCTCCCGAATTCGTAGACTTTCTCACCCGTACTGGCGTCGTAAACTTTGATCAGGTTCTCAGTCAGCTGATCCTCAATAAACAGCCAACCTTCTGAATAACCTATGTTGGATACCTGCCAAAACGCATTGGTCAGTGATGGAATGGCCTTTAATTCGACGGTTTCGTTAAAATCCCGGCTTTGTCCCTCACAAGGAGTGAGGGCGCAAAGCCAGTAAATGAATACCAATAAAGCATATTGCTTCATTTTTAACATACAAATGTGGTGGCCTATCCTGCTTCGCAAGGTTGAGTTATTGTGGTAACATTAGCCGCTTTATACCATCCTGGTTCATCTATTACATGGCCATCGCAAAATATGATATAACAACCATTTGCTGAGGGATCCCATTTGCAATTTCCGGCTGCTACACAACTGCACAGTTCAGAGCTGTTCATTGCAGTATCAGAGCAGGGTGCTTCAGGCAGATCCACCGATATGGCTTCTTCCATGATCTCCATGGTTATTACTTCCTTTTCTGAAGATGCATCACGTATTGTTACTGGTTAAAGGAATGGATGCACTTACAATCGTAATTAATACTATTAATAGTGTCTTCATAGCGTATAGATTATGTTAGGAATAGATATAAAGTCAATAAGACTTGATACATTTCTAGAAAAAAAAAATGAATAGGAGCAACAGAAACTTATAATTTCTAATGTTTCAGATCCGCTGCTCCACCTGCTCCATCATTCTTGGGTACCATTCTTGAAATGTGTCATTCTTTATCTGTTCGCGTATCTGCTCCATCAGCCATAGGTAAAAGGTGAGGTTGTGCAGGGAGGTGAGCTCCAGGCCGAGGATTTCGTCCGATTTGATGAGATGATGGATATAGCTCATGTTGTAACGCCGGCATAAATCCGACGGGAAATCCGGGTCCAGCAGTTTATGATGATGCTTCCACTTCGCGTTTCTC
Above is a window of Rhodohalobacter mucosus DNA encoding:
- a CDS encoding BF3164 family lipoprotein, coding for MKQYALLVFIYWLCALTPCEGQSRDFNETVELKAIPSLTNAFWQVSNIGYSEGWLFIEDQLTENLIKVYDASTGEKVYEFGRKGRGPGELDGVFTIQRWSDPGYIEISDVSNKKNDIYNVDCLKQKPPVLRAHTCLEKSVPTLASRQALIINSNNIVLNHGATVQGNLFLSRGGQATQHLVEIPLPVAEKYANQMHAVITMSGRLAANPNRTRFAYFANTFDWALFFERNGDDLELIHEHGFSYLPEFNVRNNGVFIPSEDYRAAYRHPVSGKEHYFVLYSGKNAEEAEAEGVLAPHFTNRLKVFDWEGNEVREIQLDRAISIFTVNHDETKIYGVNFNEDFEATVYVGDLKE